CTCGGGCGACCTGTACCAGCTGCCGGCCGGCATGATGAAGTTCGCCGTCGGCGCCTCGATGAGCGACGAGAACCTGTCGGTCAACCCGAGCGCGGCTTACCAGAGCGGCGACGTGTCCGGCTACGGCGGCGCCCAGCTGCCGCTGTCGGCATCGCGCAATTCGTCGGCGGTGTTCGCCGAGACCATCGTCCCGATCGTCAAGAACCTGGAAGCCGACGTGGCCGTCCGCCACGACCGCTACCCGAACGCCAGCGCCACCAACCCGAAGGTCAGCCTGCGCTGGCAGCCGGTCTCGCAGCTGCTGCTGCGCGGCTCCTACGGCAAGGGCTTCCGCGAGCCGTCGCTGCCTGAGCTGATGAACCAGCAGACCATCGGCACCAGCCCCAACCTGACCGACCCGGTCACCGGCCAGTTCGGCCAGTTCAACCAGACCTACGGCGGCAACCCGAAGCTGCAGCCGGAGAAGTCGGAACAGTCCTCGCTGGGCTTCGTGGTCGATCCGGTCAAGGGCCTGTCGATCGCCGTCGACTGGTGGAAGATCAACGTGAACAACCTGGTGACCACGCTGTCGCCGTCGTTCACGCTGAACCAGGCGGCCGCCGGCAACCCGGCCTACACCAGCCTGGTGAGCCGTGATTCCGCAGGCAACATCACCAACATCGTCGGCACCAACATCAACGCCGGCAGCGTGAAGACCGAAGGCATCGACCTGGACGTGCGCTACGCCCTGCTGAAGAGCCCGACCTACGGCAACTTCAACCTGCGCCTGAACGGTACCTACACCTCGAAGTACGACCTGACCCTGGCGGACGGCACGGTGCAGCGCAGCGTCGCCGCGACCATCGACAAGGACGGCAACGTCCTGGGCGCGGTCTCGAACGGCGGCATCATCTTCCGCTGGCGCGACCAGCTGACCCTGGACTGGAAGTACAAGAAGGTCGGCCTGTCGCTGACCAACAACTTCCAGTCGGGCTACTGGGATGCAGCCCGCGCTGATGCGGACCTGCCGATCGCCCAGCACGTCGGCGCCTTCTCGACCTGGGACCTGCAGGGTACCTACGGCGGCATCAAGAACCTGACCCTGACCGCAGGCGTCAAGAACCTGTTCAACCGCAAGCCGACCGAAGTCATCACTGGTGGTTCCTACTTCCAGACTGGCTACGATCCGACCTGGTACGACCCGCACGGCCAGACCGGCTACGTGAGCGCGACCTACCAGTTCTAATCCTGGTACAGGCGTAAGCGAAAACCCGCCGCATGCAGATGCGGCGGGTTTTTTTATTTGAAGACCTTCTTCGGCAGCATCGCATGCACGCCGACGTTGCCGTCCACCAGCTGGGTGATTTCCATGTCGACCGCCACGCTGGACAGCATGTAGGCGTCGTCGCGCGACAGCTTTTTCTCGTCCACCAGGAAGGCGATCATGTCGCGCAGCGCCAGCGTGGTCGCTTCCTTCAGGTCCTTCGAAAAGCCCATCGAGATGTAATGGGTCGGGGTTTCGGCGCGCGGCCAGATCAGGTGGCGGTCCTTGTGCACCACGAAGCGGAAGGTGCCGGACAAATAGGTTTCCAGCGCCGTGATGTCGACTTCGCCGTTGCCCTGGGCCGCGTGGCCGTCGCCGGCCTGGAACAGGGCGCCCTTGGCGGCGACCGGAATGTAGAGGGTGGCGCCGGCCACCAGCTCCTTGTTGTCCATATTGCCCGCGTGGACAAAAGGCGGGGCGCTATCGATCTTGCCGCCGGCCGGGGCCACGCCCATGCTGCCGAAGAAGGGGCGCAGCGGGATCTCGATGCCCGGCGCGAAGTGGCCGACCATCTTCCGGCGGTCCAGCGGCACCACCTTGTAGCGGCCGTAGGGATACTCGGTCGGCAGGAAGCCGGAACCGACGCCGAACACGTTGCAGGCGAAGTTCGCGTCCAGGTCCACCTTCAGGATCTGCACTTCGAGCACGTCGCCCGGCTCGGCTTCCGCGATCGCCACCGGCCCGGTCAGGATATGGCCGCCCGGCCCCTTGTCCTGCACTTCATTGTAGATCGCCGCGGTATAGGGCGGGATGTCTTCCGGCCTGACTCCGCGCGCGATCATGCGCTCGGGCGAGCCGCAGGTCGACAGGGTCTGCATGCGCACCGTATCGCCCGAATGGACGGTCAGGGCGGGCTTGGACTGGCCCGAGTAATAGCCCCAGGCGACGGTGGCGGGGGTGGCGGGCAGGGTGTAGTCGGCGGCGAAGGCAGGCGCGCAGGCGACCAGGCCGAGGCAGGTGGAGAGGATTTTTTTGCGCATGGAGGCGGTGGTTGGAATGGTCGTAGGGTGGGCACCTTGTGCCCACGCGTGACCTTATCACAGCGCCTGCGTCCGCGCGGGCACGCGGCGCCCACCCTACGATGCGCTCGCCGCGGTGGCCCCGCAGGCCAGGATGACCAGGCCGATGCCGAGCCACTGGACCCCGCCGAGCCGTTCGCCCAGCACCGCGAAGCCGGCCAGCGCCGCCACAGCCGGCGAGGAGCTGACCAGGATGCCGAACACGCGCCGCGGCAGCCTGCGCAGCGCGATCATCTCCAGCGTGTAGGGGGCGGCCGAGGACAGCACCGCGACCGCGAGCCCGGCCAGCAGCACGAAGGGCGAGAGCAGGGCGCTGCCGGCGTAGACCGCGCCCACCGGCACGATGAAGACGCTGGCCGC
This window of the Massilia sp. WG5 genome carries:
- a CDS encoding acetamidase/formamidase family protein, whose translation is MRKKILSTCLGLVACAPAFAADYTLPATPATVAWGYYSGQSKPALTVHSGDTVRMQTLSTCGSPERMIARGVRPEDIPPYTAAIYNEVQDKGPGGHILTGPVAIAEAEPGDVLEVQILKVDLDANFACNVFGVGSGFLPTEYPYGRYKVVPLDRRKMVGHFAPGIEIPLRPFFGSMGVAPAGGKIDSAPPFVHAGNMDNKELVAGATLYIPVAAKGALFQAGDGHAAQGNGEVDITALETYLSGTFRFVVHKDRHLIWPRAETPTHYISMGFSKDLKEATTLALRDMIAFLVDEKKLSRDDAYMLSSVAVDMEITQLVDGNVGVHAMLPKKVFK